One window of the Flavobacteriaceae bacterium YJPT1-3 genome contains the following:
- a CDS encoding nuclear transport factor 2 family protein: MKTDLKGIARNFLMEAGMGKVEQAFETYIATHFIHHNPYFEGSREALLNAMQEAHLSQPNQSLQIKQCFQDGNTVITHTHVVKEDMDIAVVHIFRFE; the protein is encoded by the coding sequence ATGAAAACTGATCTGAAAGGCATAGCCCGGAATTTTCTGATGGAGGCCGGAATGGGAAAGGTGGAACAGGCCTTTGAGACCTATATAGCCACCCACTTTATTCATCACAATCCCTATTTCGAAGGGAGCCGAGAGGCCTTGCTGAATGCCATGCAAGAAGCGCATCTAAGTCAACCCAACCAATCGCTACAGATCAAACAATGCTTTCAGGATGGTAATACGGTGATCACCCACACCCATGTTGTCAAAGAGGATATGGATATCGCCGTCGTGCATATCTTTCGTTTTGAGTAA
- a CDS encoding DUF4287 domain-containing protein → MDPALQTMINNMPEKTGKSLEEWKALLKKKSFTKHSEAVNYLKKEHQVTHGFANTIVALSKQQDEAPQDLVANQYQGKEALLPIHQALIDYVKSLGDDVTITPKKTTVSVIRKRQFALIKPATKTRIDLGLKLKDTPTGSRLEDSGPFGTMCTHRVRLSAPEEIDQELKTWLRKAYEQSV, encoded by the coding sequence ATGGATCCCGCATTACAAACCATGATCAATAACATGCCGGAGAAGACCGGCAAGTCGTTGGAGGAGTGGAAAGCCTTATTGAAGAAAAAGAGTTTCACCAAGCACTCCGAAGCCGTAAACTACCTCAAAAAGGAACATCAGGTGACCCATGGTTTTGCCAATACCATTGTCGCGCTATCTAAACAGCAAGACGAAGCCCCGCAAGATCTGGTCGCCAACCAATACCAGGGCAAAGAAGCCCTGCTTCCCATTCATCAGGCCTTGATCGATTATGTAAAGTCGCTGGGCGATGATGTGACCATCACCCCCAAGAAAACCACGGTCAGCGTGATCCGGAAACGGCAGTTCGCACTCATCAAACCGGCCACCAAGACGCGCATAGATCTGGGACTCAAACTCAAGGATACACCCACCGGCAGCCGACTGGAAGATTCCGGGCCTTTTGGCACCATGTGTACCCACCGGGTGCGCTTATCAGCACCTGAAGAGATCGATCAGGAACTCAAAACCTGGCTTCGCAAGGCCTATGAACAATCCGTTTGA
- a CDS encoding Rid family hydrolase: MKSTITIGKGLPYAVLTVLLLTTLSCQQQHEHQHEHPELTAAKTSETPEYFMLRPEVEKAYGYTHAIKIGNEIKVSGAVSMDDQGNPTAVRDLAQQMKNCYADLEKILVHFGCSFDDVVVENIFTTNMEACLEASAYRQEIYKDQFPTGTWVQVESLALPEFMIEIELEVYKTD; this comes from the coding sequence ATGAAATCAACCATCACTATCGGTAAGGGGCTGCCTTATGCAGTGCTCACCGTCCTTCTTTTAACCACCCTTAGCTGTCAGCAACAACACGAACACCAACACGAACATCCGGAACTCACTGCAGCAAAAACCAGTGAAACACCGGAGTATTTTATGCTCCGTCCCGAAGTCGAAAAGGCCTATGGCTACACCCATGCCATCAAGATCGGGAATGAGATCAAAGTCTCCGGAGCGGTAAGCATGGATGATCAAGGCAATCCTACCGCCGTTCGAGACCTGGCCCAGCAAATGAAGAATTGCTATGCCGATCTGGAAAAAATACTCGTCCACTTTGGCTGCAGTTTTGACGATGTGGTCGTAGAGAACATCTTCACCACCAATATGGAAGCCTGCCTGGAAGCTTCCGCCTACCGCCAGGAAATCTATAAAGACCAATTCCCTACCGGCACCTGGGTGCAGGTCGAAAGTCTGGCCCTACCGGAATTTATGATCGAAATTGAATTGGAAGTCTATAAAACTGATTAA
- a CDS encoding YitT family protein, with protein MKRILSESLQIGFGILLASIGLKMFLLPNGFLDGGVTGIAILLSELFSFDISTLLLLVSIPFVILGWFTLSRRIFIKSVISIVLLALVIHLENFQAITEDKLLIAIFGGLFLGAGIGLTIKNGAVLDGSEILGIFFNERLGISIGKIILIFNAILFSITALLLSLEIAMYSVLTFIVTGKVIDLMIEGFEDYVGLMIVSDHWEAINKQLVEHIGTGTTLYKGSRGYGKRGEKTKNDIIHTVINRIDIRRTYNLIERIDPHAFIIEFDINNVRGGIYTRYLSKEGLKKLTPAGLLGTDKSLPG; from the coding sequence GTGAAACGAATTTTATCTGAAAGCCTACAAATTGGCTTCGGTATTTTACTGGCGAGTATTGGCTTGAAAATGTTTTTACTCCCCAATGGATTTCTCGACGGAGGGGTCACCGGAATTGCCATCTTATTGAGCGAACTCTTTTCTTTTGACATCTCGACCCTCCTCTTATTGGTCAGTATCCCTTTTGTTATTCTTGGCTGGTTCACTCTATCGCGACGCATATTTATTAAATCGGTCATCTCCATAGTGCTTTTGGCGCTGGTCATCCATCTGGAAAATTTTCAAGCAATCACGGAAGACAAATTATTGATCGCGATTTTTGGCGGACTCTTCCTCGGAGCAGGAATCGGCCTGACCATAAAAAATGGAGCCGTTCTCGATGGATCGGAGATCTTGGGAATTTTCTTCAATGAACGGCTGGGGATCAGCATTGGCAAAATAATTCTAATCTTCAATGCCATTCTTTTTTCCATCACGGCCTTATTGCTTTCTCTGGAAATCGCTATGTATTCTGTACTTACGTTTATTGTCACCGGGAAGGTCATTGATTTGATGATCGAAGGTTTTGAGGACTATGTGGGACTCATGATCGTTTCTGATCATTGGGAAGCAATCAACAAACAGTTGGTAGAACACATAGGAACAGGAACTACCCTGTACAAAGGGTCCCGAGGCTACGGTAAGCGAGGCGAAAAGACCAAAAATGATATCATCCATACGGTCATCAATCGGATTGATATTAGACGTACCTATAACCTCATTGAACGTATAGACCCACATGCCTTTATCATTGAGTTTGACATCAATAATGTTCGTGGGGGAATTTATACGCGCTACTTATCCAAAGAGGGTTTGAAAAAATTGACTCCCGCAGGCCTGCTGGGAACTGATAAATCCTTGCCTGGTTGA
- a CDS encoding VOC family protein, producing the protein MLTHIHPKLPMRKKSVTRDFYTDQLGFRVFGTADYDDYLMMERDRVQIHFFAFPDLNPRKNYGQIYLRVEEIDTIYASLLKKGTPIHPNGKLADKPWGLKEFALLDPDSNLLTFGEQIHTKD; encoded by the coding sequence ATGCTCACCCATATTCATCCTAAATTGCCCATGCGGAAGAAAAGTGTTACCCGTGATTTCTATACCGACCAACTGGGTTTTCGCGTTTTTGGCACTGCAGATTATGACGATTACCTCATGATGGAGCGGGACCGGGTACAGATTCACTTTTTTGCCTTCCCCGACTTAAATCCCCGCAAAAACTACGGTCAGATCTACCTCCGGGTAGAGGAGATCGATACCATTTATGCGTCTTTGCTCAAAAAGGGTACGCCCATCCATCCCAACGGCAAACTCGCTGATAAGCCCTGGGGCCTAAAGGAATTTGCCCTTCTCGATCCGGATTCAAATCTGCTGACCTTCGGAGAACAAATCCACACTAAAGATTGA
- a CDS encoding carboxypeptidase-like regulatory domain-containing protein — MRLLFYLGLICVSFTLYAQTPEFISGQLLDAQTAQPIPFATIKIKNENKGLISNEDGGFRVPLNFKERGDTLVISFIGYTTREVLLSELDTTQINRILLKERIEQLGEVRLRTRTKPSQRLRSAKDIVNRAIKDIPLNYPQQPFSYLGYYRDYQKKGAQYLNLNEALLEVFDLGFGSIDFHGTQTRIYRYENNANFPKDSLAARPYDYINKNKVIDNAVLDNRGGNEYTLLRLHDAIRNHQINSFDYVNKLSEDFIEQHEFEFLPPSSVNEVPLYAIKLQKSIGNIRVQGTIYISQTDFKIYKLEYRVRESANNIIVKGMPDRQDPSSGRTLYEIIVEYQEREGLMYPNYISFFNTFKVLQPPKFTITDVRVNLEERCFELQFNTPPDPDDAVKKRFYRLAYQGVRMRLDRAELRDQTVLLYPKDPELIFDPKRIVSLQRLNGQGLTVDVRSIEDTQGNKIFVQSMETYNQYREFFVQELKLNPFKPLDNRYMRNTQPMHRDQPIVELDNIDEYWLNTPLKN, encoded by the coding sequence ATGCGTCTCCTATTCTATTTAGGCTTGATTTGCGTAAGCTTTACGCTCTACGCCCAAACTCCTGAATTTATCAGCGGGCAATTGCTGGACGCACAAACCGCCCAGCCCATTCCCTTTGCGACCATCAAGATTAAAAATGAGAACAAAGGGCTCATTTCGAATGAAGATGGTGGATTTAGGGTACCGCTAAATTTTAAAGAACGCGGGGATACACTGGTGATTTCGTTCATTGGCTACACCACTCGCGAAGTGCTGCTTTCTGAACTGGACACCACGCAGATCAACCGCATTCTGTTGAAGGAGCGTATTGAGCAGTTAGGGGAAGTGCGTCTCCGCACCCGAACGAAACCATCCCAACGTTTACGCAGTGCAAAAGACATCGTGAACCGTGCGATAAAAGACATTCCACTCAACTATCCCCAGCAACCCTTCTCTTATCTGGGGTATTACCGGGACTATCAAAAGAAAGGAGCACAATACCTCAACCTCAACGAAGCCTTGTTGGAAGTCTTCGATCTGGGTTTTGGCAGTATTGATTTTCACGGGACTCAAACCCGAATCTACCGCTACGAGAACAACGCCAACTTTCCCAAAGACAGCCTTGCGGCCCGACCCTATGATTACATCAACAAGAATAAGGTCATCGACAACGCGGTACTGGATAACCGCGGGGGCAATGAATACACCCTGTTACGGCTGCACGACGCGATTCGAAATCACCAGATCAATAGCTTTGATTATGTGAATAAACTGAGTGAAGATTTTATCGAGCAGCACGAATTTGAATTTCTTCCTCCTAGCTCCGTCAATGAGGTACCCCTTTATGCGATCAAACTTCAAAAATCGATCGGGAACATCCGCGTACAGGGGACGATCTATATCAGCCAAACTGATTTTAAGATCTACAAACTGGAGTATCGCGTTCGCGAGTCCGCAAACAACATCATCGTCAAGGGCATGCCTGATCGTCAAGACCCATCGAGCGGGCGCACCTTGTATGAGATCATCGTAGAGTATCAGGAACGAGAAGGTCTTATGTATCCCAATTACATTTCCTTTTTCAATACCTTCAAGGTGCTGCAACCCCCCAAGTTCACGATCACCGATGTGCGCGTGAATCTAGAAGAGCGTTGTTTTGAACTTCAGTTCAACACACCTCCTGATCCCGACGACGCCGTCAAAAAAAGATTCTACCGCTTAGCCTATCAAGGGGTACGAATGAGACTGGATCGAGCAGAATTACGGGATCAAACCGTGTTGCTCTACCCTAAGGATCCCGAGCTCATTTTCGACCCGAAAAGAATCGTATCCCTCCAACGCCTCAACGGCCAAGGATTGACCGTAGATGTGCGTTCTATTGAAGACACGCAGGGTAATAAAATTTTCGTCCAGAGCATGGAAACCTATAACCAATACCGGGAATTCTTTGTGCAGGAATTAAAATTGAATCCTTTCAAGCCCCTGGACAATCGCTATATGCGTAACACCCAACCCATGCATCGCGATCAACCTATCGTTGAACTGGATAATATTGATGAATATTGGTTAAATACGCCTTTAAAAAATTAA
- a CDS encoding SulP family inorganic anion transporter produces MAYFDFSNLKGDITGGLVAGVVALPLALAFGVQSGLGATAGLYGAIAVGIFAALFGGTETQASGPTGPMTVVSAALVIAAVEMNATLDNAIPIILAAFLLGGLFQVIFGFLNIAGYVKYFPYPVISGFMSGVGLIIVILQLFPFAGLASAKSTVAIIKNFDQLFTDANLSALLLGSLTIAIYFLFPKITKAIPAALVALISVTLIAYFFKMDVPVIGEIPSGLPTFQLGGLLEIDPSAFSIILEYGLVLAVLGSIDSLLTSVIADNMTKTKHNSNRELIGQGIGNMIAAAIGGIPGAGATKGTVVNINAGGRTRLSGMIHGLFLLTVLLGLGSLAAHIPLCVLAGLLIPIGFKIVDFKGLKHLTKVPKADGFIMILVLLITTFGSLINAVGIGIALACLLFMKKSGDIAERGLDVGDISDLDGSKPWQDEEAFYERYKNKVIIKHLYGPLFFGFTSYFKDQIKNLPKETEAVMIRMDRVPYMDQSGLYTLEEIIYDLRTQNIEVILVGLNEQPRDMLEAVDVIPDLVPPEDIFETVEDSFAYLMGRLKARQTE; encoded by the coding sequence ATGGCCTATTTCGATTTTTCCAACCTCAAAGGAGACATTACCGGCGGACTCGTAGCCGGCGTCGTTGCCCTACCCCTGGCGCTAGCTTTTGGGGTGCAATCGGGTCTGGGCGCTACGGCCGGACTCTATGGTGCCATCGCCGTGGGTATCTTTGCGGCCCTCTTTGGAGGTACCGAAACCCAAGCCAGCGGCCCCACCGGACCCATGACCGTAGTCTCCGCCGCTCTGGTCATTGCGGCCGTCGAAATGAATGCCACCTTAGACAACGCCATTCCCATTATCCTGGCAGCTTTCCTACTGGGTGGACTTTTCCAGGTGATCTTTGGTTTTCTCAACATTGCCGGATACGTCAAGTATTTTCCCTATCCCGTGATCTCGGGCTTTATGAGTGGTGTGGGTTTGATCATCGTTATTCTCCAACTATTTCCGTTTGCAGGGCTCGCTTCCGCGAAATCAACCGTAGCCATCATCAAGAATTTTGACCAATTATTTACGGACGCCAACTTGTCGGCGCTGCTGCTGGGCAGCCTGACCATCGCCATTTATTTCCTGTTTCCTAAGATCACCAAAGCGATTCCTGCTGCCCTGGTCGCACTGATCTCAGTGACCTTGATCGCCTACTTTTTTAAGATGGACGTGCCCGTGATCGGAGAAATTCCTTCCGGATTACCCACCTTCCAGTTGGGTGGCCTCCTGGAGATCGATCCCTCCGCCTTTTCCATCATCCTGGAATACGGATTGGTCCTGGCCGTACTGGGAAGTATTGACTCCCTCCTGACCTCGGTCATCGCCGATAATATGACCAAGACCAAACACAACAGCAATCGCGAACTTATTGGACAAGGTATCGGAAATATGATAGCTGCTGCCATTGGAGGTATTCCGGGCGCCGGAGCCACTAAAGGAACCGTCGTCAATATCAATGCCGGTGGGCGTACTCGCCTTTCGGGAATGATCCACGGACTCTTTTTGCTCACCGTCCTTTTGGGATTAGGTTCCCTCGCAGCGCACATACCGCTCTGTGTATTGGCCGGATTGCTGATCCCGATCGGGTTTAAGATCGTCGACTTTAAAGGCCTCAAGCACTTGACCAAAGTACCCAAGGCCGATGGCTTTATCATGATCCTTGTTTTGCTGATCACCACCTTTGGTAGCCTGATCAATGCGGTAGGTATTGGGATCGCCCTGGCTTGTTTGCTATTCATGAAGAAGTCCGGCGACATCGCCGAGCGAGGCCTGGATGTGGGCGACATCAGCGATCTGGACGGGTCCAAACCCTGGCAGGATGAAGAAGCCTTCTACGAGCGCTACAAGAATAAGGTCATCATCAAGCACTTGTACGGACCCTTGTTTTTTGGTTTCACCTCCTACTTTAAAGATCAGATCAAGAATCTGCCCAAAGAAACCGAGGCGGTAATGATCCGAATGGATCGGGTACCCTACATGGATCAATCCGGACTTTATACGCTAGAAGAGATCATTTACGATCTGCGCACACAGAATATCGAGGTCATTTTGGTGGGACTGAACGAACAGCCTCGCGACATGCTGGAAGCCGTTGATGTGATCCCTGATCTGGTTCCGCCTGAGGATATCTTTGAGACCGTTGAAGACAGCTTTGCGTATTTGATGGGAAGATTGAAAGCAAGACAGACGGAATAG
- a CDS encoding DUF6090 family protein: protein MIQFFRKIRQRLLVENKFSKYLLYAIGEIVLVVIGILIALQINTWNEQRKNRIEEIAILQSLRDNLKLSQKQSESLVAQERNSREVMLQVLGLQAETSPTFKDTLSDKLFKDAFWNVESDIPVINAYTDLKNTNKLGVIQNQKIKERFTGLEVNLNELKGMLEDRLNVQQIRIDAIAEHEINFVPLIQSSIPSISMAREQPNDYAQILINPRIRNLLGMKLNLTQDVLNYRVNLDQEIKALLQLIEKELASSS from the coding sequence ATGATCCAATTCTTTCGGAAAATCAGACAACGGCTCCTCGTTGAAAACAAATTCAGTAAATACCTGCTCTACGCCATTGGAGAAATTGTATTGGTAGTGATCGGGATCCTTATCGCCCTGCAGATCAATACCTGGAATGAGCAGCGAAAAAACCGCATTGAAGAAATCGCCATCCTACAAAGTCTGCGTGACAACTTAAAGCTGTCGCAGAAGCAATCGGAGTCGCTAGTTGCCCAAGAGCGGAATTCCAGGGAGGTTATGCTTCAAGTCCTTGGCTTGCAAGCTGAAACTAGCCCTACTTTCAAAGATACCCTCTCCGATAAATTGTTTAAAGATGCTTTTTGGAATGTCGAAAGTGACATCCCGGTCATCAACGCCTACACCGATCTTAAAAACACCAATAAATTAGGAGTCATTCAAAATCAAAAAATCAAGGAACGCTTTACCGGCCTGGAAGTCAATTTGAATGAATTGAAAGGGATGCTGGAAGACCGTTTGAATGTGCAACAGATCCGCATTGATGCCATTGCTGAGCATGAAATTAATTTTGTTCCTTTAATTCAATCTTCTATCCCCTCCATCTCGATGGCCAGAGAACAACCCAATGACTACGCACAAATTCTGATTAATCCCCGCATTCGGAATCTTTTAGGTATGAAATTGAACTTGACCCAGGACGTATTGAACTACCGCGTGAATCTCGACCAGGAAATCAAGGCCCTGCTTCAACTCATTGAAAAAGAATTGGCCTCTTCCTCTTAA